Proteins from a genomic interval of Mustela lutreola isolate mMusLut2 chromosome 4, mMusLut2.pri, whole genome shotgun sequence:
- the LOC131829008 gene encoding spermatogenesis-associated protein 31E1-like: MREEMENYLFPQQFFFNGWLSSSPIIWAVNVIFALVCGIGLFVYLVSYFQPDPSSPPGKKRRKSGKYQAEPRRRSNRSQRSQTLKACRNCLHELEEFRSLLSLLQSHLTRVSDQGGFHQSLHQAAPGQVCQGAPAGAHQPCREPVEGAPPAVASSPAHAPLTRPPRPLASTLPVRPQEEQTNFKKILPDTVRKNFLPSHSSWASLIPAISGLGHASYPIFSFSWWWESTKSLFLPGTLQHKCQQEHVSCHPPDASFWRGLTNRQIETHNPPFVNPDVQKLLELVISKRVELKSWKEKEKVGSVFKQRCPDDHVSFCGTLWKLLGTEQTTTTQPSFWNMKNKAQPLAQPQPFSSPKVLEDHLQWKRSQLFWGLPSLHSESLVTTALFSTHSSPLQSPSVLFNGTSNCLPVLNQDQVSSQFSHAPPLFHRGIQTQPSTLTLPQPKVPLAPSVPIRPPSLPSQRRTSRVSFATPQEKTQSFTPTKMQHLEWPSLPKQQGRGKTLPTMEKRSPKFFSQVPPKLLEDHQASRAHRSGSTYQGDFVIFNIQKPQLQRKLSRDKQQSSLPHKVQLSLELSWPQDESPGMSQAQREQGLSRPFVFKGKSSQATWRTRSRYHRKYKARFKLEKNFGKGLWQCLKRTPTGLSRISARFPAKVLGTNSEKEFGRPLIGALEGDPGKYLARGPDKKHLEKTLKVHLHRKLGQISIGLIPVTVRRSWFVASHAFPKSQPHMAIRNLAPLKDQELCVNTSHELPFLCPNTQQKLETHIISFRVRHKWDLPLQTVEPIDLKLLEAQHLPFPQSPFPCSATFVPGAPSKAKFYKFLGKPPQPHPEEKGITEKSDPTSGSPLPVPSPIREQIQQALGRTLPGDGHQSSKTSLSRQEGSSPSWASILSLPNRTLHSKTGMGAKKDNLEPSPSLAMARNELKESGGQASPDMVATLKMKLRSQSPRSEGATEAMEAKKAPAWKVVLRPSGLANKPAIYVDLISGYPGARKSPSPSTVLVAEDPEEVSLETKVSMVELQEPEGSTTSELPQDSPSDLLLPDFATCVLVEDRGTNVLPPDSHTNAVLAADSLTTQESPSCSQMERASGETPSSPVSHNLSSSGSSSEGQQEPCGPKVEEPSDSQSNNETTDEGKDEKRPKPEENEDRCAEPLAIRASQASKIGHPPQVRGSGESLGSKYLRLMPQEKGHVFPESHFRQRMKNFLQCLNPNKKSKGLEGPLQEGKPASASAPSWVPVRSRSVMDNRAAETQTVVTAVRQILVEKLRLHQGIRASEMYQHKELQAPVHRHSCPHRAFASTDLKRMMGGIASNQQGTSKGHSCPSKSQLTRDRNGEWKSLPRNLGPPGRPSQHQPMVASVSGRVHHYPTCSFRKYASIYQAENASHIFSGQKDFPQEKIEYMQRKSIFSHISTSSVC; this comes from the exons ATGAGGGAAGAGATGGAAAATTATCTCTTCCCTcagcaattcttttttaatggttggCTGAGCTCCAGTCCCATTATCTGGGCAGTTAATGTCATCTTTGCCCTTGTATGTGGGATAGGGCTCTTTGTATATTTAGTTTCTTATTTCCAGCCTGATCCATCCTCACCACCAGGCAAAAAACGCAGAAAGAGCGGGAAG TACCAAGCAGAGCCACGGAGGAGAAGCAACAGAAGCCAGAGAAGCCAGACTCTGAAAG CTTGCAGAAATTGCCTGCACGAGCTGGAAGAGTTCCGCAGTTTACTCTCCCTTCTGCAAAG CCACCTGACAAGGGTCTCTGACCAGGGGGGCTTTCACCAGTCCTTACATCAAGCAGCCCCTGGTCAGGTGTGCCAAGGGGCACCAGCTGGAGCCCATCAGCCATGCAGGGAGCCTGTGGAAGGCGCTCCTCCTGCCGTGGCCTCATCACCTGCTCATGCTCCACTGACCCGGCCCCCTCGGCCTCTGGCCTCCACCCTGCCAGTGAGACCTCAAGAAGAGcaaactaactttaaaaaaatcctaccagacacagtgagaaagaacTTTCTTCCAAGTCATTCCAGCTGGGCCTCTCTCATTCCAGCCATCTCAGGCCTTGGCCATGCCAGCTaccccattttttccttttcctggtgGTGGGAAAGTACCAAGTCCTTGTTCTTGCCTGGCACATTACAGCACAAGTGCCAGCAAGAACACGTGTCCTGCCACCCACCAGATGCCTCATTCTGGCGTGGCCTTACTAACAGGCAGATAGAGACTCATAACCCTCCGTTTGTCAATCCGGATGTCCAGAAGCTCCTTGAACTAGTAATCAGCAAAAGGGTAGAACTGAAGAgttggaaggagaaagaaaaggttgGGTCAGTTTTCAAACAGCGGTGCCCAGACGACCACGTGAGCTTCTGTGGGACTCTGTGGAAGCTTCTGGGTACTGAGCAGACCACCACCACCCAGCCATCCTTCTGGAACATGAAAAACAAAGCACAGCCACTGGCCCAACCTCAGCCGTTCTCATCTCCCAAGGTCTTGGAAGACCACTTGCAATGGAAACGCAGCCAGCTCTTCTGGGGTCTCCCCTCTCTGCACAGTGAGTCCCTGGTGACCACTGCCTTGTTTTCTACTCACTCTTCTCCACTACAGTCTCCCTCTGTTTTATTCAATGGGACCTCTAATTGCTTGCCAGTTCTAAACCAGGATCAAGTATCTTCACAGTTTTCCCATGCCCCACCATTGTTCCACCGTGGAATCCAAACTCAACCCTCAACACTAACCTTGCCCCAGCCCAAAGTCCCCCTTGCACCCTCTGTCCCAATAAGACCACCTTCTCTCCCATCCCAGAGGAGGACCAGTAGGGTATCTTTTGCTACACCCCAGGAAAAGACACAATCCTTCACCCCAACTAAAATGCAACATCTGGAGTGGCCCTCGTTGCCAAAGCAACAAGGAAGGGGGAAGACTTTACCCACTATGGAGAAAAGATCTCCAAAATTCTTTAGCCAAGTCCCTCCCAAGCTTCTAGAGGACCACCAGGCCTCCCGGGCCCACAGATCAGGTTCTACCTATCAAGGGGACTTTGTCATCTTTAATATCCAGAAGCCACAGCTTCAGAGGAAGCTCAGCAGGGATAAACAGCAAAGCAGCTTGCCCCACAAGGTTCAGCTGTCTCTGGAACTGAGCTGGCCTCAGGATGAATCCCCGGGAATGAGTcaggcacagagagagcaggggctcTCAAGGCCCTTTGTGTTTAAAGGTAAAAGCAGCCAAGCTACATGGAGGACCAGGTCCAGATACCACAGGAAGTATAAAGCAAGATTCAAACTAGAGAAGAACTTTGGTAAGGGTCTATGGCAGTGTCTGAAGAGGACACCAACAGGTCTCTCCAGGATCTCAGCTAGATTCCCAGCGAAGGTTCTGGGAACCAACTCTGAGAAGGAGTTTGGAAGACCCTTAATAGGGGCCTTGGAGGGTGATCCAGGAAAATACTTAGCCAGGGGCCCAGACAAGAAACATCTAGAAAAAACTTTAAAGGTTCATTTACACAGGAAATTAGGACAGATCAGTATAGGTCTGATCCCTGTGACTGTGCGTCGATCCTGGTTTGTGGCCAGCCATGCTTTTCCCAAGTCCCAACCCCACATGGCTATCAGAAATCTAGCACCCTTAAAGGATCAGGAGCTCTGCGTAAACACCTCCCATGAGCTGCCCTTCCTTTGTCCTAACACTCAGCAGAAGCTGGAAACACACATCATAAGTTTTCGAGTGAGGCATAAGTGGGACCTACCTCTCCAAACTGTTGAGCCCATAGATCTCAAACTACTTGAAGCTCAACATTTGCCTTTTCCCCAGTCCCCCTTTCCATGCTCAGCCACCTTTGTACCTGGGGCCCCCTCAAAAGCCAAATTTTACAAGTTCTTGGGGAAACCACCTCAGCCCCATCCAGAAGAGAAGGGTATAACTGAAAAGTCTGATCCCACTTCAGGGAGTCCCCTGCCTGTTCCCTCACCCATACGTGAGCAAATCCAGCAGGCCCTGGGAAGGACTTTACCTGGTGATGGCCATCAGTCCTCAAAGACGTCTTTATCAAGACAGGAGGGCAGTTCACCTTCTTGGGCCTCCATTCTCAGCCTCCCAAACAGAACCCTGCACAGCAAGACTGGTATGGGGGCCAAGAAAGACAACCTGGAACCAAGTCCAAGTTTAGCAATGGCCAGGAATGAGCTAAAAGAGAGTGGGGGTCAGGCCTCACCAGACATGGTAGCAACACTGAAGATGAAGCTCAGGTCCCAATCTCCAAGGTCTGAAGGGGCCACAGAGGCTATGGAGGCCAAGAAGGCCCCTGCCTGGAAAGTTGTCTTAAGACCCAGTGGGCTGGCCAACAAACCAGCCATTTATGTGGATCTGATATCAGGATATCCAGGTGCTAGGAAAAGCCCCTCACCATCTACAGTGTTGGTTGCTGAAGATCCAGAGGAGGTAAGCCTTGAAACAAAGGTTAGTATGGTTGAGCTCCAAGAGCCTGAAGGCTCTACCACTAGTGAGCTTCCTCAAGATTCTCCCAGTGACCTCCTCCTTCCAGACTTTGCCACTTGTGTGCTTGTTGAAGACAGGGGCACCAATGTGCTCCCACCAGACTCTCACACTAATGCTGTCCTTGCTGCAGACAGCTTGACCACTCAAGAGTCACCCTCCTGTTCCCAAATGGAACGTGCCAGTGGAGAGACACCATCTTCCCCGGTGTCACATAACCTTAGCTCAAGTGGGTCAAGCAGTGAGGGGCAGCAAGAGCCCTGTGGACCAAAGGTTGAGGAACCAAGTGACAGCCAGAGCAACAATGAGACCACTGATGAGGGAAAGGACGAGAAGAGACCCAAACCAGAAGAGAATGAAGACAGGTGTGCAGAACCATTGGCAATCAGGGCTTCCCAAGCTAGCAAGATAGGCCACCCTCCCCAGGTCAGAGGATCAGGAGAGAGCCTTGGAAGCAAATACCTCCGGCTCATGCCACAGGAAAAGGGACATGTTTTTCCGGAAAGCCACTTTAGACAAAGGATGAAGAACTTTCTGCAGTGCCTTAATCCcaataaaaagagcaaaggacTGGAAGGCCCCCTTCAAGAAGGCAAGCCTGCATCGGCTTCTGCCCCGAGCTGGGTACCAGTCAGAAGCAGATCGGTTATGGACAACAGGGCTGCCGAAACTCAGACGGTAGTGACAGCCGTGAGACAAATCCTGGTGGAAAAATTGCGACTCCACCAAGGAATTCGGGCCTCAGAGATGTATCAGCACAAGGAATTGCAGGCCCCAGTACATAGGCATTCTTGCCCTCACAGGGCTTTCGCCTCTACAGACCTGAAGAGAATGATGGGAGGAATAGCCTCCAATCAGCAAGGTACCTCCAAGGGCCATAGCTGCCCTAGCAAGAGCCAGCTGACCAGAGACAGGAATGGTGAATGGAAAAGCCTCCCCAGGAACCTGGGGCCCCCAGGCAGACCCAGCCAGCACCAGCCGATGGTGGCAAGTGTCTCAGGTCGAGTTCACCATTATCCTACATGCAGTTTTCGAAAATATGCCTCAATCTATCAGGCAGAGAATGCTTCACACATCTTTTCTGGTCAGAAAGATTTCCCTCAAGAAAAAATCGAGTATATGCAAAGAAAGTCCATTTTTTCTCATATTAGCACATCCTCTGTGTGCTAA